One part of the Anaerofustis stercorihominis DSM 17244 genome encodes these proteins:
- the mobV gene encoding MobV family relaxase, with the protein MPYAILRFQKRKAGGVASCERHNERKKEAYKSNPDIDMERSKDNYHLVNPPRYTYKKEINRMVAEAGCKVRKDSVMMVETLITASPEFMNSLPPEEQKAYFQTALDFISERVGKRNILSAVIHMDEKTPHMHLCFVPLTPDNKLSAKSILGNQKSLSEWQTAYHERMSARWNQLERGQSSMETKRKHIPTWLYKLGSRLDKQYAEIVSALSDINAFNAGKKRDKALELLSAWLPDVEKFSKEIGRQQAYIDSLKERIGQESDYAGRMRDEKYEQELKVQKANQRIFELQKTNEQMGRLLSKIPPEVLEELQKSNWNRAKER; encoded by the coding sequence ATGCCCTATGCAATCCTGCGTTTCCAGAAACGTAAAGCAGGCGGCGTTGCGTCTTGCGAACGCCACAACGAGCGGAAGAAAGAAGCCTATAAAAGCAACCCTGATATTGATATGGAACGCTCCAAAGATAACTATCATCTTGTGAATCCGCCCCGTTACACCTACAAAAAAGAGATAAACCGAATGGTAGCCGAGGCGGGATGTAAAGTGAGGAAAGACAGCGTGATGATGGTGGAAACGCTCATCACCGCTTCGCCAGAATTTATGAACAGCTTACCGCCCGAAGAACAAAAAGCCTATTTCCAGACGGCTCTTGACTTCATTTCGGAGCGTGTGGGAAAGAGGAATATCCTCTCCGCAGTCATCCATATGGACGAGAAAACGCCCCATATGCACCTATGCTTTGTGCCGCTTACGCCCGACAACAAGCTATCAGCAAAGTCCATTTTAGGCAACCAGAAATCCTTATCCGAGTGGCAGACCGCCTACCATGAGCGGATGTCCGCACGGTGGAATCAGCTTGAACGGGGGCAGTCCTCAATGGAAACGAAGCGGAAACACATCCCCACATGGCTCTATAAGTTGGGCAGCAGGCTGGATAAACAGTATGCGGAAATCGTGTCTGCCCTCTCCGACATCAACGCCTTTAATGCAGGCAAGAAAAGAGATAAGGCGTTAGAACTGCTCTCCGCATGGCTTCCAGACGTGGAGAAATTTTCTAAGGAAATCGGGAGACAGCAGGCGTATATCGACAGCTTGAAAGAGAGAATCGGGCAGGAATCCGATTATGCGGGGCGTATGCGTGATGAAAAGTACGAGCAGGAACTAAAGGTACAGAAAGCAAACCAGAGGATATTTGAGTTGCAGAAAACCAACGAGCAGATGGGGCGGCTGCTCTCCAAAATCCCGCCAGAGGTATTGGAAGAATTGCAGAAAAGTAATTGGAACAGAGCGAAAGAAAGGTAG
- a CDS encoding PTS transporter subunit IIC, with translation MAFLEVLKNILDTLGSVVIVPVMIFIIALFMRVPVKKAFISGLSIGIGLEGFNLLIGSFSGVIAPVVQRMVDVSGINLPIFDIGWQAGAMIAYSTNIGLLFMGLCIALQLLMFATKFTNVFQATDLWNNYSYMIYGSMCYLVTKNFWLSFGCMLVLLLFTTVCAEFISRRFANYYGYEGCTVSMLHIAGDAPYAFFMNWLLNKFGLYKIKADPTTLKKRLGFIGDPMVLGAIVGLILGISGNFDRMLTLEGLGSILTCTIATSAVMTIFPKIAIIFAGAFTSITSAARKNAKGKDMIISVNDATVYGETAGLTTGLICMPIILLLAFILPGNKVLPVLNLVAIPYGMLTFISMSNGNIVKSVISALGKLILTLYISTLIAPMFTQIALSVGIEIAAGLTLVTAWGSVDHPIGIAVMYAFISGNPLIIGGVIVADILFYVLFKKNKNKILDFVEKEAYRGMEDVTDNVSVDAA, from the coding sequence ATGGCTTTTCTAGAAGTATTAAAAAATATTTTAGATACATTGGGGTCGGTTGTTATCGTTCCCGTTATGATATTTATTATTGCATTGTTTATGAGAGTACCTGTTAAAAAAGCATTTATTTCGGGACTATCTATAGGGATAGGTTTGGAAGGATTTAACTTGCTCATAGGTTCTTTCAGCGGAGTAATAGCTCCTGTAGTTCAAAGGATGGTAGATGTAAGCGGAATCAATCTGCCGATATTCGATATAGGCTGGCAGGCTGGTGCTATGATAGCTTATTCGACTAATATAGGTCTGTTGTTTATGGGACTTTGTATTGCGTTGCAGCTATTGATGTTTGCCACAAAATTTACTAATGTCTTTCAGGCGACCGATTTATGGAACAATTATTCTTATATGATTTACGGTTCCATGTGTTATTTGGTAACTAAAAATTTCTGGTTAAGTTTCGGATGTATGTTAGTACTTTTATTATTCACTACTGTATGTGCAGAGTTTATTTCCAGAAGGTTTGCAAATTATTACGGTTATGAAGGCTGTACAGTATCCATGTTACATATTGCGGGCGATGCTCCTTATGCTTTCTTTATGAACTGGCTGCTTAACAAGTTTGGTTTATATAAAATTAAAGCAGATCCAACCACATTAAAGAAAAGATTGGGATTTATAGGTGACCCGATGGTCCTAGGTGCAATAGTTGGTTTGATACTTGGGATTTCCGGAAACTTTGACAGGATGTTAACTCTTGAAGGTCTGGGTTCTATTCTAACTTGTACTATAGCTACATCAGCTGTTATGACAATATTCCCAAAAATCGCAATTATTTTTGCAGGTGCTTTCACTTCTATTACAAGTGCGGCGAGAAAAAATGCAAAAGGAAAAGATATGATTATTTCTGTAAATGACGCTACGGTTTACGGAGAAACAGCAGGACTCACAACAGGTTTGATTTGTATGCCTATAATATTGTTATTAGCATTCATCCTTCCGGGAAACAAAGTTTTACCTGTTCTGAATTTAGTGGCTATACCTTACGGAATGCTTACGTTTATTTCTATGTCCAACGGTAATATCGTTAAAAGTGTTATTTCCGCTTTAGGTAAATTGATTTTAACTTTATATATAAGTACATTGATAGCTCCTATGTTTACTCAAATAGCATTAAGTGTCGGAATAGAAATAGCTGCGGGACTTACTCTTGTTACAGCTTGGGGATCTGTTGACCATCCTATCGGGATTGCTGTTATGTATGCTTTCATTTCAGGAAATCCTCTTATTATAGGCGGGGTCATAGTTGCTGATATTTTATTCTATGTATTATTTAAAAAGAATAAAAATAAAATCTTGGATTTTGTTGAAAAAGAAGCATATAGAGGCATGGAAGATGTTACCGATAATGTTTCGGTCGACGCTGCTTAG
- a CDS encoding class II aldolase/adducin family protein — translation MNYKEEVLKFSHILENKGYVNAMEGNISIVDRNKNELYITPSGKRKLFLDEDMISVIDLDSEEQIGGSLKASSEYRLHKAALLARPDCNAVIHCHCTYLTAYALQCESVKIDCCTAFLAVKGEIPCIPFGMPGTTEIANGLEDALKDKNICLLGNHGVICVAKDLEDCSKLIEAMEETTKTFVIANQIGKTKSIPNYDEVLSRFGS, via the coding sequence ATGAATTATAAAGAAGAGGTATTAAAATTTTCTCATATACTTGAGAATAAAGGTTATGTCAATGCTATGGAAGGTAATATTTCCATCGTTGACAGAAACAAAAACGAACTGTATATAACGCCGTCGGGAAAGAGAAAATTATTCCTCGATGAAGATATGATTTCAGTAATCGACTTAGACAGCGAAGAACAAATAGGAGGCTCATTGAAGGCTTCCAGCGAGTACAGACTTCATAAAGCGGCTTTACTCGCAAGACCCGATTGTAATGCTGTCATTCACTGTCACTGTACTTACTTGACTGCTTATGCTCTTCAGTGCGAAAGTGTGAAGATAGACTGCTGTACCGCATTTTTAGCTGTCAAGGGCGAGATACCATGTATACCTTTCGGAATGCCGGGAACTACGGAAATAGCAAACGGACTTGAGGATGCATTAAAGGATAAAAATATTTGTCTGCTGGGTAATCACGGGGTAATATGTGTAGCTAAAGATTTGGAAGATTGTTCAAAGCTCATTGAAGCAATGGAAGAAACTACAAAGACATTTGTCATCGCTAACCAAATCGGTAAAACAAAATCCATACCGAACTATGATGAAGTTTTATCCCGTTTTGGTTCATAA
- a CDS encoding YdbC family protein: MKGIQYEFVKEIAVLSASGSGYTKEINLISWNGKEPKYDIRSFSPNREKCGKGITLTADEAAALLKALQEELNRGD; this comes from the coding sequence ATGAAAGGAATACAATATGAATTTGTAAAGGAAATCGCCGTGTTGTCGGCAAGCGGAAGCGGCTATACAAAGGAAATCAATTTAATCTCATGGAACGGGAAAGAGCCGAAGTATGACATCCGCAGCTTTTCCCCCAACCGTGAGAAGTGCGGAAAGGGAATCACGTTGACCGCTGATGAAGCGGCGGCTCTCCTTAAAGCATTGCAGGAAGAATTGAACAGAGGGGATTGA
- a CDS encoding AAA family ATPase, with amino-acid sequence MQKLQTVSADTLLYEPLEKPSFVVDGLIPTGLTLFCGSQKIGKSWLMLKLCLCVSQGIPLWDMPTQEGDVFYLCLEDTFCRIQDRLFRLTDEASGRLHFAVASDKLSDGLIVQLEDYLKECPDSRLIVIDTLQKIRTASKDNAYASDYGDISLIKDFADRHSLAVIVVHHIRKQNDSDVFNKVSGTTGLTGSADATFVLEQESRASNAAKLYVTGRDTPYQEFTLRFRDCSWELVERKEQEQLAKEAIPDILFRLVDFMQGREEWTGTATELLDALGETGTAANVLTKWMNEYRLDFLLENHIRYDFSRRSSGRMISLARQEDVEDDGHDDDDGVFGIPPPLSSLRENTP; translated from the coding sequence ATGCAGAAGCTTCAGACAGTCAGCGCCGACACGCTCCTCTATGAGCCACTTGAGAAGCCGTCCTTTGTGGTGGACGGTCTGATACCCACGGGCTTAACCCTGTTCTGCGGCTCACAGAAAATCGGCAAGAGCTGGCTCATGTTAAAGCTCTGCCTATGCGTGTCGCAGGGAATCCCCTTGTGGGATATGCCGACACAGGAGGGCGACGTGTTTTACCTCTGTTTGGAGGATACCTTCTGCCGCATACAGGACAGGCTGTTCCGCTTGACGGACGAAGCAAGCGGGCGGCTTCACTTTGCCGTGGCAAGCGATAAGCTGTCAGACGGTCTTATCGTGCAGTTGGAGGATTATCTGAAAGAATGCCCCGACAGCAGGCTCATTGTCATTGACACCTTGCAGAAAATCCGCACCGCATCCAAAGACAATGCCTATGCAAGCGATTACGGGGACATCTCCCTTATCAAAGACTTTGCCGATAGGCACTCATTGGCGGTCATTGTCGTACACCACATCCGAAAGCAGAATGACAGCGACGTGTTCAACAAAGTGTCTGGCACGACGGGATTGACAGGGAGTGCAGACGCAACCTTTGTTCTGGAACAGGAAAGCCGTGCATCCAATGCCGCCAAGCTGTATGTGACGGGCAGGGACACGCCTTATCAGGAGTTTACGCTCCGTTTCCGTGATTGCAGTTGGGAACTGGTGGAGAGGAAAGAACAGGAACAGCTTGCCAAAGAAGCGATACCAGATATTCTCTTTCGGTTAGTGGATTTCATGCAAGGCAGGGAGGAATGGACTGGAACGGCAACGGAATTATTGGACGCTCTGGGGGAAACAGGGACAGCGGCGAATGTATTGACGAAGTGGATGAACGAGTACCGCCTTGATTTCCTGCTTGAAAACCATATCCGCTATGATTTCAGCCGCAGGAGCAGCGGGCGGATGATTTCCCTTGCAAGGCAGGAAGATGTGGAGGATGACGGTCATGACGATGATGACGGTGTTTTTGGGATACCCCCGCCGCTGTCATCCCTACGGGAGAACACCCCGTAA
- a CDS encoding stage II sporulation protein R, with translation MGEDKKANKKRKRIVARQPVQMIVSREYVGTQTVAEAFIPIISEDIRREIAKDDTFDNEGISA, from the coding sequence ATGGGCGAGGATAAGAAAGCGAACAAAAAGAGAAAGCGCATTGTGGCAAGACAGCCAGTGCAGATGATTGTCAGCCGTGAATATGTCGGCACACAGACCGTTGCAGAGGCATTTATCCCGATTATCTCCGAGGATATACGGAGGGAGATTGCCAAAGATGACACCTTCGACAATGAGGGTATATCCGCTTAG
- a CDS encoding recombinase family protein, which yields MAGIKEEKKIYLVGIYCRLSKDDGTDNESASIATQKSILTDYVKKQGWHLAKTYVDDGYSGTNFQRPSFQNMIKDIENGLINCVITKDLSRLGRNYLDCGLYLEVFFPEHNVRYIAVNDGVDTLNKSAMDITPFRNILNEMYSADVSVKIKSAYRARFQQGKFMGTYAPYGYIKDPADHNHLLIDDKVAHVVREIFDLALAGNGLGKIRKHINSQHVLRPAAYAAEQGAAGYERYFEDNEENRYIWSENSLRNILRSPIYAGNLAGYKRIAANMKSKKRPSKLPEEWEVIPDTHEGIVTQEEFDTVQQLMTSRRREKNKGDFENIFAGIIKCADCGYALRAMSANRRKRPDIIDCVQYTCNNYGRYGNVMCTAHSIEARDLFNAVLADINRFADMAVNDERAVRAIEKRLTETDQSRAKALEKERKKLNKRLAELDRLFSSLYEDKVMERITERNYEMMSGKYQKEQLEIEARLKEVTETLNESYEKSQGIRDFLSLIRNYQGLKELDATVVNALIDKILVSEREKSVDGTVKQEIKIYYKFIGFVGELHITPTKRWTALKPKNCTVCGVEYVPHSAISKYCPECRGKIRKVQGTETKRRSRERKRQYVLNCPQKMTD from the coding sequence ATGGCAGGAATCAAAGAAGAAAAGAAAATCTATTTAGTCGGCATTTACTGCCGCTTGTCAAAGGATGATGGGACGGATAATGAGAGTGCGAGCATTGCCACACAGAAATCCATCCTCACGGATTATGTGAAAAAGCAGGGCTGGCATCTGGCAAAAACGTATGTGGACGACGGTTACTCTGGTACGAATTTCCAAAGACCGAGCTTCCAGAACATGATTAAGGACATTGAAAACGGGCTGATAAACTGCGTGATTACGAAAGATTTATCACGTTTAGGGAGGAATTACCTTGACTGCGGCTTATATCTGGAAGTCTTTTTCCCAGAGCATAATGTGAGGTATATAGCGGTCAATGACGGCGTGGACACGCTAAATAAATCAGCGATGGACATCACCCCATTCCGCAACATCCTAAACGAAATGTATTCAGCCGATGTGTCGGTCAAGATAAAATCGGCGTACCGTGCGAGGTTTCAGCAGGGAAAATTCATGGGGACATATGCACCCTATGGATATATCAAAGACCCTGCCGACCACAACCATCTGCTGATTGACGATAAAGTAGCGCACGTTGTAAGGGAGATATTTGACCTTGCATTGGCAGGAAACGGACTTGGAAAAATCCGTAAGCACATCAACAGCCAGCACGTTTTACGCCCTGCCGCTTATGCGGCGGAGCAGGGGGCGGCAGGCTATGAGAGATACTTTGAGGACAACGAAGAAAACCGCTATATATGGAGTGAGAACAGCTTGAGGAATATTTTAAGAAGCCCTATCTATGCGGGAAACCTTGCAGGCTACAAGCGGATTGCCGCCAATATGAAAAGCAAGAAAAGACCGTCCAAGCTGCCAGAAGAATGGGAAGTGATCCCCGACACCCATGAGGGCATAGTCACACAAGAAGAATTTGATACTGTCCAACAGCTTATGACGAGCCGCAGACGGGAAAAGAATAAGGGCGACTTTGAGAATATTTTTGCAGGCATTATCAAGTGTGCGGACTGCGGCTATGCTCTGCGGGCTATGAGCGCAAACAGGAGGAAACGCCCCGACATTATCGACTGCGTACAATATACCTGCAATAATTATGGCAGGTACGGCAACGTCATGTGTACCGCACACTCTATTGAAGCAAGGGATTTGTTCAACGCCGTCCTTGCCGACATTAACCGCTTTGCGGATATGGCGGTGAATGACGAGCGGGCGGTGAGGGCGATTGAGAAGCGGCTCACGGAAACAGACCAGAGCAGGGCAAAGGCACTGGAAAAGGAACGGAAGAAACTAAACAAACGTCTTGCGGAGCTTGACAGGCTGTTTTCCTCTCTCTATGAGGATAAGGTCATGGAGCGTATTACCGAGCGGAATTATGAAATGATGTCGGGGAAATACCAGAAAGAACAGCTTGAAATCGAAGCGAGATTGAAAGAGGTAACGGAAACTCTTAATGAAAGCTACGAGAAATCGCAGGGAATCCGTGACTTCCTCTCCCTTATCCGCAACTATCAAGGCTTAAAGGAACTGGACGCAACAGTGGTAAATGCACTGATAGACAAGATACTTGTTTCAGAGCGTGAGAAGTCAGTGGACGGAACAGTGAAGCAGGAAATCAAGATTTACTATAAATTCATCGGCTTTGTCGGTGAATTACATATCACACCCACAAAGCGGTGGACAGCATTAAAGCCTAAGAATTGTACAGTGTGCGGTGTTGAATACGTCCCCCACTCCGCAATATCGAAGTATTGTCCAGAGTGCAGGGGAAAGATAAGAAAGGTTCAAGGGACAGAAACGAAACGCAGGAGCAGGGAAAGAAAAAGACAGTATGTATTGAACTGTCCGCAAAAAATGACCGACTGA
- a CDS encoding RNA polymerase sigma factor, with product MAYGAKTYTLREESTESGTRYSISFKDGQGEHHELEVSEQLFFEFRQMERRNRNLQQWNQRHREFNEVWDETLYRRALRVPKTLDERMIEKERNEMFYKAVARLPEIQKRRFLLYYEYDLNFYQIAEMEHCTASAIQKSVSVARGKVKAEMRKYL from the coding sequence ATGGCATACGGGGCAAAGACATACACGCTTCGGGAGGAATCCACCGAAAGCGGCACAAGGTATTCCATCAGCTTTAAGGACGGGCAGGGGGAACACCACGAACTGGAAGTATCAGAACAGCTATTCTTTGAATTTCGGCAGATGGAGCGCAGGAACAGAAATCTTCAGCAATGGAACCAGCGGCACAGGGAGTTTAACGAGGTATGGGACGAAACGCTTTACAGACGTGCATTAAGAGTGCCTAAAACGCTTGATGAAAGAATGATTGAAAAAGAAAGAAATGAAATGTTCTATAAGGCGGTTGCCCGACTGCCAGAGATACAAAAGCGGCGTTTCCTGCTCTACTACGAGTATGACCTCAACTTTTATCAGATAGCAGAGATGGAGCATTGCACCGCTTCCGCAATTCAAAAGTCTGTTTCAGTTGCAAGGGGAAAGGTCAAGGCAGAAATGAGGAAGTATCTTTAA
- the rlmD gene encoding 23S rRNA (uracil(1939)-C(5))-methyltransferase RlmD, producing MKKKDIIELDIKERISMDKSMGFYDDKKVIVKGGLPGQTAEVFVKKVRKNRAEGNINSIIKKADYEIEPICDKFNICGGCSFQNITYEKQLEFKEEYIKGLFDKAGIEYKEFLPILSSPKDTEYRNKMEFSFGDMEKDGPLCLGMHEKGKHHNIVSTDNCHIVDGDYRSILSKTLEYFTHKKIKHYNKFSKEGTLRHLVIRKAMYTGQILVNLVTTSQEKINIEEYKDLLLELNLDGEIVGILHTINDSFSDAVIADEVKIIYGRDYIMEKCLGLDFKISAFSFFQTNTLGSEVLYSVVKDFIGEEKSDVILDLYCGTGTITQILSDKANEVYGIEIVEEAIEAAKINAELNNIDNCRFICGDVLEEVDKIDVKSDLIILDPPRAGIHPKAIDKIISFKPKKFVYVSCKATSLIRDLPFFIEAGYEVDKVRAVDMFPQTGHVETVVLLTK from the coding sequence ATGAAGAAGAAAGATATTATTGAACTTGATATAAAAGAAAGGATTTCCATGGATAAATCCATGGGGTTTTACGACGATAAGAAAGTAATAGTAAAAGGAGGACTTCCCGGACAAACCGCGGAAGTGTTCGTAAAGAAAGTAAGAAAGAACAGAGCGGAAGGAAATATAAACAGCATAATAAAAAAAGCGGATTATGAAATAGAGCCTATTTGCGATAAATTCAACATTTGCGGAGGCTGTTCTTTTCAAAATATCACTTACGAAAAACAGCTTGAGTTTAAGGAAGAATATATAAAGGGGCTGTTTGATAAAGCGGGGATAGAATACAAAGAATTTCTGCCTATCCTTTCGTCTCCTAAGGATACGGAGTATCGTAACAAGATGGAGTTTTCTTTCGGGGATATGGAAAAGGACGGACCTTTGTGTCTCGGTATGCATGAAAAAGGCAAGCACCATAATATAGTTTCAACAGATAACTGTCATATTGTAGACGGAGATTACAGAAGCATATTAAGCAAAACTTTGGAGTATTTTACCCATAAGAAAATAAAACATTATAATAAATTTTCCAAAGAAGGAACTCTTCGCCATTTGGTAATAAGAAAAGCGATGTACACAGGACAGATACTCGTGAATTTAGTAACCACATCTCAGGAAAAAATAAACATAGAAGAGTATAAAGATTTGCTTCTTGAATTAAATTTAGACGGAGAAATAGTCGGTATACTCCACACTATCAATGACTCGTTTTCGGACGCCGTAATAGCAGATGAAGTAAAAATCATCTATGGAAGAGATTATATAATGGAAAAATGTTTGGGACTTGATTTTAAGATTTCCGCCTTTTCATTTTTCCAGACGAATACTCTCGGAAGTGAAGTGTTATATTCCGTAGTCAAAGATTTTATCGGGGAAGAAAAGAGTGATGTGATACTGGATTTATACTGCGGTACAGGAACTATCACTCAAATACTAAGTGATAAAGCAAATGAAGTGTATGGAATAGAAATAGTTGAAGAAGCTATCGAAGCGGCAAAAATCAATGCGGAACTTAACAATATAGATAACTGCAGGTTTATCTGCGGAGATGTCCTCGAAGAAGTGGATAAAATAGATGTGAAATCCGACCTTATAATCTTGGATCCTCCTCGTGCGGGTATTCATCCAAAGGCAATAGATAAAATCATTTCGTTTAAGCCGAAGAAATTCGTATATGTAAGCTGCAAAGCTACGTCATTAATAAGAGATTTACCTTTCTTTATCGAAGCGGGGTATGAAGTGGATAAGGTAAGAGCCGTGGATATGTTCCCGCAGACGGGGCATGTGGAGACGGTAGTATTATTAACAAAATAA
- a CDS encoding methyltransferase domain-containing protein: MSSTNKKLINYIKNKPDVYEKSTSAFWDDENISKYMLEEHINPESEGATRNHKFIKKSADWISGLLGDTKNKKLLDLGCGPGIYDELFYKNGFNVTGIDFSKRSIEYAKKHAKEKGINIKYHYKNYLDIDYEEKFDIAVLIYCDFGVLPQSVIFCGQFNTYCLFLSLLLRFVSVP, from the coding sequence ATGAGTAGCACAAACAAAAAGCTAATAAATTATATAAAGAATAAACCTGATGTATATGAAAAGAGCACGTCCGCATTTTGGGATGATGAAAATATATCTAAGTATATGTTAGAAGAGCATATAAATCCAGAGTCCGAGGGTGCGACCAGAAATCATAAATTTATAAAGAAGTCAGCTGATTGGATCAGCGGATTATTAGGTGACACGAAAAATAAAAAGTTATTGGATTTAGGATGTGGACCCGGGATATATGATGAACTTTTTTATAAAAACGGATTTAATGTTACGGGGATAGATTTTTCTAAGCGTTCCATTGAATATGCAAAAAAGCATGCAAAAGAAAAAGGTATTAATATAAAATATCATTATAAAAATTATTTGGATATAGATTATGAAGAAAAATTTGACATTGCGGTCTTGATTTACTGTGACTTTGGAGTCCTGCCTCAGTCGGTCATTTTTTGCGGACAGTTCAATACATACTGTCTTTTTCTTTCCCTGCTCCTGCGTTTCGTTTCTGTCCCTTGA
- a CDS encoding ParB/RepB/Spo0J family partition protein, translating into MKKQDFKVLKTSDLYPFPDNPFHVVENEMLSELAESIKEFGIVTPIITRPKEDGDGYEIIAGQRRVRASELAGINTIPAFVLPLDRDRAIITLVDSNLQRENILPSERAFAYKMKSEAMKRQGFRTDLTSSQVGTKLRTDDKVAQGFGVGRMTVQRFIRLTELIPPILLMVDEGKIALTPAVELSFLKKEEQENLFATMESEEATPSLSQAQRMKTLSQSGRLDMDMIFSIMTEEKGNQKETVKIGMERLKKYFPKGTTPKQMEDTIIKLLERELQRKRGRDSR; encoded by the coding sequence ATGAAGAAACAGGATTTTAAGGTATTAAAGACCTCAGATTTGTACCCATTTCCAGACAACCCTTTTCATGTGGTGGAGAATGAAATGCTGTCAGAGTTAGCGGAAAGCATTAAGGAATTTGGAATCGTAACGCCGATAATTACACGCCCGAAAGAGGACGGGGACGGATATGAAATCATTGCGGGACAGCGGCGTGTCCGTGCTTCGGAGCTTGCAGGGATAAACACAATCCCCGCTTTTGTCCTGCCCTTAGACCGTGACCGAGCCATTATCACTCTTGTAGACAGCAACTTACAGCGTGAAAATATCCTGCCGAGCGAGCGGGCGTTTGCCTACAAGATGAAATCTGAAGCCATGAAACGGCAGGGTTTCCGCACAGATTTAACCTCGTCACAAGTTGGGACGAAGTTGCGGACGGACGATAAAGTGGCACAGGGCTTCGGCGTGGGCAGGATGACCGTGCAGAGATTTATCCGATTGACGGAACTGATACCGCCGATTTTGCTGATGGTGGACGAGGGGAAAATCGCCCTCACGCCTGCGGTGGAGCTGTCCTTTTTGAAGAAAGAGGAACAGGAAAATTTATTCGCCACGATGGAAAGCGAGGAAGCAACGCCCTCACTCTCACAGGCACAGCGGATGAAAACCTTGAGCCAGAGCGGGCGGCTTGACATGGATATGATATTTTCCATTATGACGGAGGAAAAGGGAAACCAGAAAGAAACCGTGAAAATCGGCATGGAGCGGTTAAAAAAATATTTCCCGAAAGGCACAACGCCGAAGCAGATGGAGGACACCATCATCAAGCTTTTGGAGCGTGAATTGCAGAGGAAACGGGGCAGGGACAGCCGCTAA
- a CDS encoding NAD(P)-dependent oxidoreductase yields the protein MKKKLGICIPLSDEEYKKVEEYCDITYIETNDMSEEDLCDKLSGNEIIVTMGEYAGKTTIDKWADNGLGFLINARGTPTMVDWQALHDRGIPLGHCPGRNAVAVVEFTVGLMIMLLKKINQAMIGMHDGYYLGEEKDNVFDYIEKKDVNWNYDEGSPYMTMGFGGELYGRTVGIVGYGAIGRKVAKICKAFNMTVMAYDPYFPKEKMEEDGAIPSTVEDLLKNSDIVSIHLPVTEETRGSIDDEWFNMMKPSALFINTARAAVVKQEALVKALEEEKIAGAALDVFWEEPIKKSSSSKDEKRYYDPSYGIVDL from the coding sequence ATGAAGAAAAAATTGGGAATATGTATCCCTCTGAGCGATGAGGAATACAAAAAAGTTGAAGAGTATTGTGATATAACATATATTGAAACTAACGATATGAGTGAAGAAGACTTATGTGATAAGCTAAGCGGAAATGAAATCATTGTTACTATGGGTGAATATGCAGGGAAGACTACGATAGATAAATGGGCGGATAACGGGCTTGGATTCCTTATAAACGCGAGAGGGACCCCTACTATGGTAGATTGGCAGGCACTGCATGACAGAGGTATTCCTTTGGGTCACTGTCCGGGGAGGAATGCGGTTGCTGTAGTGGAATTTACGGTTGGTCTTATGATAATGCTTTTAAAGAAGATAAATCAAGCCATGATAGGTATGCATGACGGATATTATCTCGGAGAAGAAAAGGATAATGTATTTGACTATATAGAAAAGAAAGATGTAAATTGGAATTACGATGAAGGCAGTCCATATATGACTATGGGATTTGGGGGAGAACTTTACGGCAGAACCGTAGGTATAGTAGGTTATGGTGCAATAGGCAGAAAAGTTGCGAAAATATGCAAGGCTTTCAATATGACGGTTATGGCATATGACCCATACTTTCCAAAAGAAAAGATGGAAGAAGACGGTGCCATACCTTCAACTGTAGAAGATTTACTTAAAAACAGCGATATAGTTTCCATTCATCTTCCCGTTACGGAAGAAACGAGAGGGAGCATAGATGATGAATGGTTCAACATGATGAAACCTTCTGCTTTGTTCATCAATACTGCCAGAGCAGCTGTGGTAAAACAAGAGGCACTTGTTAAAGCCCTTGAAGAAGAAAAAATCGCGGGAGCCGCTTTAGATGTATTTTGGGAAGAACCTATAAAAAAATCATCCTCTTCTAAAGATGAAAAACGTTATTACGACCCCTCATATGGCATCGTTGACTTATGA